The following nucleotide sequence is from Tribolium castaneum strain GA2 chromosome 5, icTriCast1.1, whole genome shotgun sequence.
AAATCTGGAAACGCGGATGCGCGCAAGcataaatacaattatttacaacatttaaatcacaaaactgcTTTTAGCCTTACCGAACATTTTTAGTGAAACGGTTTCACTTAACAATCACTATCATTCTTCCGTAACAAAATTTCTGGAAACTATAAACCCGCCAAAGAGGGCGCCCTCCTCAATGGTGTATTTTCGCGATATGCGCCTTGAGATAGCCCGGACTTTTGAAATATCGGCTGCATTTGTCGCACTGGAAACTTTTAAACTGAAATTGTTGCTTCAATTTGGGGTTGATGTAGGGGTTGCCCCTTGTCCGACACCGCACGCTGTGGTGCGAAAAGGCGCGTCTTTGCTGCCCCAAGTCCCCCACTAACTTATCGAGCATTTGCACGGAGTTCTGGGGTTCATTATTATAGTCTAGAGGTTCCTGTTTGATGGGGTGATCCTCAACTTCGAAATTCTCTTTCTTGATCTCGCTATCGCTGTATGAAGTCTCCACGTAATAATTACACGAGAAATTCGTCTCAGAGTCGTCATAGTCGTACTCTGTCTTAATTTTGATGTCGGGCTCAACAACGACTTCCTCCGACTTGACCTCGGGCTCGCCCGGCTCAGGGATGTACGAGTCAAACATGTCATCGTCATCGTCGCTTTCCGAAAGGTTGTCTTTATTCTCGATGATGTAGAGGATGGTGTTCCTGAACTCGGCGAAATTGTTGAGGAAAAACGTGTTGGTGAAGTTGTGGAGGCGGCTCAAGGGGGTGGCGTCGCTCAGGAGACAGTTGTTGTGGTTGCCGTCGTATTTGTACCCGAAGTCGAAGTTTCGCGTGAAGTCGATTATGCCCCGGAGGCCGCCTTTATAGACGGACTTGGGTTCGCGTTTTTTCCGCGGGGTTTTCTCCTTGCGAATGTTGTTTTTCCGGGAGAGGAGGAGTTTTTTGAGGAGGGAGCACCGCTGGTATTTGGTGATGCGTTTCCGCTTGAGCGCATTTTTACAAATGGGGGTGAGGGTGACCCGCAGTTCGGAATTGACAAACGATTCGGGAGTGATTTTATTTGACGCGCTTATGAGTTCGGTCAGGTATCCTTGGAGGATCTTCGTTGACTGTTTGCACATGTTGTGGAAATCGTACGACATTCGTAGCTTCTTCACGCATTGGAGGCAGATCTGTGTTGACAAACTTTCTCTGTTGATAACctggaaaaaaatcaataggtCACCGGAGGTGTCATAAAACCTTGGACACAATTACCATTTTCGAGCACGACTCGAGTTTCTCACTGAATGTCACATAGTCAAAGTCAACAGTGTTTATGTCCAGCAATTTCACGCCCGTTTTTATACAAATCCGACAAAACTGCGCCAAATAAtacattatttataatttttgtataaatgtcAATCATGAGTATCATATGTCAAAATGTCACCTGTCAACCCGTTGCGCAGcataacaaaacaaatgacAACTCTATCGCCAACCTGGCGAAACCAAACCGTTAAGCTCCGCCAGGTTGGTACTTTTGTGACAAGTGGTGACGTTTGTCGACGTGTCTGCACAGCTTCGCCCCCTTGAGTCGAAATAGTTCACGTGTCGTGTTCATTCGCCTCACAACCACGTACCCAAACTCTCAACTTCAGAAATGGTGAGTTTTGTATTGACTTTGAGTGAAAATTTTCGAGTTTTGCGATTTTAGCCGGCCCCAGCTAGCTCGACAACGGTAGGATCCGGGGGCAGGTCCCCCTCGAAGACGGTGGCCCCCAGGTCCGGCGGCGGAGGCACTGTTAGGCAGAGGAAGACCACGTCCGCTGCGCCCGCCAGGAGAAACACAGGGGCGGGTTCAGGCGGTATGTGGAGATTCTACACCGATGATTCTCCCGGAATTAAAGTGTGAGTTGTCTCCGCCatgaaattgttgtttttttctcaATGGTGCGTTACAGAGGCCCCGTCCCGGTTCTCGTAATGTCGTTACTGTTCATTGCTTCCGTATTTATGCTACACATATGGGGAAAGTACACTAGGTCTTAAATTATGCGGTCATCATTCCTTCTTccgttattaatttaatgcaTTTTCATACACTACATTTTATATTGTTACATTCAGAGttggaaaaataaagattttataACGATACTCTTTCTTACTTCTTGGTTAACAAGGGCCCCTGTCACGACTGCTTTTAAAACCCCTCACAAGTAAAGtaattgctttttttgtaCGCTGTAGTTTGTCTTTTCCGAAAAAATTCGTGGGaaagttagtttaaaattaattaagggCTATTTAAAATTCCGGCTTGGAAAACAATTACGTTATCGCACTGCTAATTGTTCACATAAACAGTGCAAATAGGGAAGATATTttattatcagttttaacagaCATGTAATTTTGTTCAAGTCAATAAAGAACgcgtttatttttactgttatCATTAACCGGTCTATGAATTCAATTATCGCCAATCTTTTTGTTTAGGGATTTATTCGGTTCATTACTCGCAAAGTAGGTACTTATCTGATAAAAATATCAACTTTGGGATCAAAACAGTGTGTACTGACGTGAACATTAATCTGTTTTTAATGCTCTTGTTTTGGATGATATGAGACGGatgttgcatttttggattttgggtaattaaaaaactggtaaaattctataaatttattatgctaTTGCATGACACACTCTGCAGTACATCATTCAcacattttctttatttaataaattacagtaaattataaataataatacattataaaaaagcatttaatattgaaattacATCCTATCTACGCCTAATAATAAGAGAATTGTGATGTACTTGTAGGTATATGTCCAACCCAAAAAATAGACTAAAACctaacaaaagaaaaatagtTTGACAGCACCATATTTAGTATAACTCCTCTcaatacaataataaatatgagAATAACGACTACAAAAGTTGAACTTACGGAAGTAAACTAAACTTTTAAGTACTTGTCTTTTGTATTGCATACCGGTAAATATCGGTTGGACCACGGTATATCAACTGACAAGTATTTAATAACACGGACATACAGTCTTGCAACATCTTTTAAAAAACCAACAACGAAAAAACAACATACGTAACAAAACGAATTTTACTAGAAAAAAGCCAATCGTATTGCtacaaaattataacattttgtaaaaaaaaatgtacaaaaattgtttccgACGAAACTGAGACCGGCTCTATAAGCAACAATTGTATGAAGAAAGTGCATTACGAGCTCCCGaccgttttaaaaaatatacaagctGCTCCCTTAACTTTATACAAGGCAAACTCTTTGTTTAtacaaaactaaatttaatgcaagtCCTCAACAATCTGCTTATGGAATATCACACACACGTTAAAACCAGGCCGAATTTCAGGAAGCGTACATCCGGTTGATTTCGTGCTTATAGCGCTCTTGGATATCTTTCCTCTTGAGCTTGAAGGCGGCAGTGACCAGCCCCATGTCGGGCGACCACACCTCCGTCACTAGTTTCACGGCGGCCGGCAGTTCGAATTTCTCCAATTTACCTAAACCCAGGGTCAAACTCCGCACAAACGCGCCCCAAATACTCACTTTTCTTCCCGTGTTCCATCAATTCGGCGATCACAACCTTCTCCATTTCGGGCGACTGACACAACTCCTCGAACGACAAAGACCCAACTCCTTTCTTCGCCGCCAATTCCTTCAACTGTTGCTGATTGGGCACAACAAGCGCCACGCAGAACTGTTTCGAGGAGTCTCCATAGACACAGATGTTGTCTACGAGGGGGCAAGTCTTCAATTGGGCCTCGACTTTACCCAAACTGACGTATTCACCGGCTTGCAACTTAACGAGGTCCTTCTTACGGTCTGAAATTCGGTTTTAACCAAAGCCGGTAACGTCACACCCTGACTTACCGATGATTTTAACGACACCATCGGGGTGGATTTCCCCGATATCGCCGGTCCTGAACCACCTCCTGCCGTCGACATCCGTGAAATCTTCGTCTGTTTTACTGGACAATTTGTAATAGCCGGCGCTAATGTTATCCCCACCTAAGATAATTTCACCCCGAGGGAACGGCTTATCAGTCACACGGTAATTCCCTTCTTCCCAATTAACTAACTTAATATCACATACTGTAGTCGTGGCCCCCACGCGCCCGTAAATCTTATCATAGACTGAAAGGCACGAATCAAACAAACCGAAACCAAAAACTCCAAACTTACAATCTTGGACTGTGGCGCACGACGTCGATTCGGTCAAACCATAACCCTGGATAATAGTGGCGCAAAGACAGGCGTTCATTTGTTCGTGGGTCTCGGGTGACAGTGGCGCCCCTCCGCACAAGATCAGTCTCATTCGGCCGCCTAAAAGGGCCCGAATCGGCCCGAAAACAACCCGATCGATCAGCGGAGTCGAATAACCACGTCTCAGCCAACTGACTTTATAATCGTAGGCGAATTTGAACAAAACCTTCTTCATCGGCCCCCCTTTGCTAACTTTCTCCTGAATACTCTTCGATATCCTGTCAAGGATCAGCTGAAAACAAGggttatttttgcaaacttgACTCGATTTTTCCATTTACCGGAACACTAGTCATACAAGTCGGATGCAAAACAGTGGCATCGCCTTTCGTTCCCTTCTTGATCTTACTCGCTGTATCAATCATCGTCAAAGGGCTCGAATAACCAATCGCGACTCCGGTTAATAAGCAAACACTCTCGACCAACAATTCGAATACGTGGGCCAATGGCAGGAACCCGATCATGACATCATCCTGGTAAATATCGGTCGAATCGCAAAACGCCTTCAAAGTCGCGATCAAATTCTTATGAAGCAAGATAACGCCTTTCGGGACACCAGTCGAGCCGCTCGTGTACATAATAATCGCGGGATCCTCGCTTCTCGGTGGCACATCAACTGTTAAACAAACcgataacaaaacaaaaccgCCCCAAATGGCTTACTAACCGACTTGTGAGTTGGCCCCCCGTTTCAAAACCTCGctaaatttgatgatttcGATGCCTTGCTTGTAACCGCTTTCGTCGAGTTTCTTGAGCTGGTCCTCCATGTAGATGAGCGTCTTGACTTTGGGGACCATGGCGAGGATTTTCTTGAATTTGGGCATAAGGTCAAAACTGGTTATAACCGTAGTGACTTCGGTTTCGTTCAAGCCGTGAGCAATGGCCTCGTCGCCGAGCGTGGCGTAGATGGTAACCAATGGAATGCTTTGTTTGAAAATGCCGTGTGCTGCGATCATCCACTCGGCTCTCGTCTCGGCAAAGATCGCCACGTTTTGGCCCGGTTCGTTGCCCAACTCGCGGATGCCTTTGCCGAAATTCGTGGCCAACATATTCACCTCGGAAAATGTCTTCCACTTGTAATCACCCATATTGTactaaacaaacaaacaataaaatagaATTTAGTTGGGGGGCACGGCGTTCGCAATTACTTTCTTGAAAACGCGTCCGTTCTTCTGGACTTCGTCCTCTTCGGCGAGGATTTCCCTCGTACCTAGACAGCGTTTGTTCGGGTAGGCTTTACTAACATAATCGAACATTTTTGCCATGGTGTCGATCTTTTCTTGGACGAGTTGGATATGGACTTTACCCGGCTGGGTGGTTGACCGGTAGGTGATGCTTTTGGTATCTTGTGTGATCGGTTTAGCCTAAATGGGAACAAAGTTCGGGTCTTAAAAATTGGAATTGCATTTCAACGGAACGGCATTAAATAAAACGCTCGTTCCGCTCGGCTGTCATAGCGAAAGACATTTATTTAGCATAACCAGATTAATTGTGATGTGAAATTAGTTCTTGGTTATTAAATACTCACCGCAGGCACAGataataatacaataaaaaagctaaaataattgcaatagtGATCATGCAATTctccataaaaaattatgtacatGCAAAACATTGGATTAATTATCCCACGTAATCGAAAGGAATAATAcgattattaattaagtaattagtAAGGAATTGAGTGCGTCACAGGTTcgaaattgtaaattgtgtGTCTTGTCGTGTTactgttttgttaaaattgtgaGGGcctgtcaaatttgattttcaCTGGAGAAAAATCCAAGACGAGTAGTTGTTAGAATAAAAGGCAacgcaattaaaaaattataaggtCTGAATACACATTGCGAAATgaatttcaaataaacttATCTTTTTATTGTGTATCTTtgcattgttttatttgtctcaattttgagaatttaaattaataacaaaatataaccAGAAAATACTTTATCTTAAGTACTGATAGGAAGCACAATTTGCTTTAGTCATGTTTTTCggaaacaaaaatattcgtctcggattttttacatttatggaagcaaaatcgttttaatttgACCGGCCTTGTACTTGTTTTAAATCTGTAAGATACTCTTAGTACTCTGTGAAATTAGAAAACCCACCCTAAAACCATCTCTCAGCAAAATTTCGTCTTTATacacagaaaaattaattcgccACCTATCGCAAAATCCACAGccttaattataaaaaaaactaaacttttCTCTTAGGCCATTCAAATATACCTTTACACTAGCTGATGGTTCGGTTGAGTTGTTAGTATTATCGTTTCCTTTGATATCAATGCTTACATCAGTGTTGTCAGATTCAGTCTCAGTGGCAATAATAACGGCCTATAAACAATCATCATTATGGCAAAAACCTCCCTcacgacaattaaaaaaaaataaaaaataaaaaaatcaaccaCAAACAGGCAAAACAAGCTAAGTGAtgctgaaaaaaataaatgaagagAGTAGTATCTTGTCCGATGTTTCGTTCCGAAGCAGAATCATGCAAGAAAACTGAATTTCCGTTCGGTTTAAACTGACCTTAACTCTTCTACCTAGTGCTCGAGCTCGCCAAGGCCTTTGCAGTATGACGTAAACGGGGAACGTGAGGACGTCGAACACGAAGGCCAGGGCCCGCAAGGCCCCGATGGCCATCGTGATGCCAACCCCATCCATATCCCTGCAAAAATACCcaaatttagaaacaaaaaacgaTCGCAAGACCATGCAAAACATGCATGACGTTGTAAAAAATGTCATATCGCAAGATTTGTGAACAATGGACGAAAATCTGGGACGGAGGCACTTTAAAGATTCGCGTAATTGTGACTCAGAATGACTCACAGTTGGATTTTAAGACTTCGGATAAACGGCCAAAACATTTTTGCGACTGTGGACGAGTAACTGGTGAATTTGGACTAGAGTACTAGAATGGAGACCATGAGGGTGAAATGACTGACTTTTGTGTGACATCCACAGGTAACTAAATAATCGAATACTGACCCGAGATACATCATGATTTGCGTCCAAAGGCACGAGCAAAAAattctctttaattttttttttttcaaaattagttgGGACCTGAAAAACTCGACCACACAGCACGGCACTCTTCACCCGAATGGACGAAAATTTAACCGATAAGGGACTCGCGATAACATTGATATTGACCTGacaattattgtattttaagttCTTGAAGTTTTATCTCGACCCCTCCTCTCGTCACAGAAAAAACGAGATAAAGAAGGGAACTTTAACCTATTTACCTTTGTAAAAAGGCGGCTATCAAGGCATGAGTCTGGGACATGATGGATCAGGATATGTGATCGGAGTCCCGTTCTTATCGACGGgtcattttggaaaattttgaacGGATAGTGTGGCTCAAGCAAAGGAAAACATGCCCGTGCAAAATACTCACGCTTTGTCGTCTACAAACATCTCGCAGAGCACACAAAACTCTGtaaacacaacaaaaaatttaaaaacacaagcGGAGCCTCACATTGGATGAATTCGGGTAGGTCGCGCTAATTTTACAACAACCTTGCCTGTGTTTACCAGTCAATCGCATTAG
It contains:
- the Acsl gene encoding long-chain-fatty-acid--CoA ligase 4 isoform X9, with translation MMYLGDMDGVGITMAIGALRALAFVFDVLTFPVYVILQRPWRARALGRRVKAKPITQDTKSITYRSTTQPGKVHIQLVQEKIDTMAKMFDYVSKAYPNKRCLGTREILAEEDEVQKNGRVFKKYNMGDYKWKTFSEVNMLATNFGKGIRELGNEPGQNVAIFAETRAEWMIAAHGIFKQSIPLVTIYATLGDEAIAHGLNETEVTTVITSFDLMPKFKKILAMVPKVKTLIYMEDQLKKLDESGYKQGIEIIKFSEVLKRGANSQVVDVPPRSEDPAIIMYTSGSTGVPKGVILLHKNLIATLKAFCDSTDIYQDDVMIGFLPLAHVFELLVESVCLLTGVAIGYSSPLTMIDTASKIKKGTKGDATVLHPTCMTSVPLILDRISKSIQEKVSKGGPMKKVLFKFAYDYKVSWLRRGYSTPLIDRVVFGPIRALLGGRMRLILCGGAPLSPETHEQMNACLCATIIQGYGLTESTSCATVQDFYDKIYGRVGATTTVCDIKLVNWEEGNYRVTDKPFPRGEIILGGDNISAGYYKLSSKTDEDFTDVDGRRWFRTGDIGEIHPDGVVKIIDRKKDLVKLQAGEYVSLGKVEAQLKTCPLVDNICVYGDSSKQFCVALVVPNQQQLKELAAKKGVGSLSFEELCQSPEMEKVVIAELMEHGKKSKLEKFELPAAVKLVTEVWSPDMGLVTAAFKLKRKDIQERYKHEINRMYAS
- the Acsl gene encoding long-chain-fatty-acid--CoA ligase 4 isoform X4, with translation MMYLGDMDGVGITMAIGALRALAFVFDVLTFPVYVILQRPWRARALGRRVKAVIIATETESDNTDVSIDIKGNDNTNNSTEPSASVKAKPITQDTKSITYRSTTQPGKVHIQLVQEKIDTMAKMFDYVSKAYPNKRCLGTREILAEEDEVQKNGRVFKKYNMGDYKWKTFSEVNMLATNFGKGIRELGNEPGQNVAIFAETRAEWMIAAHGIFKQSIPLVTIYATLGDEAIAHGLNETEVTTVITSFDLMPKFKKILAMVPKVKTLIYMEDQLKKLDESGYKQGIEIIKFSEVLKRGANSQVVDVPPRSEDPAIIMYTSGSTGVPKGVILLHKNLIATLKAFCDSTDIYQDDVMIGFLPLAHVFELLVESVCLLTGVAIGYSSPLTMIDTASKIKKGTKGDATVLHPTCMTSVPLILDRISKSIQEKVSKGGPMKKVLFKFAYDYKVSWLRRGYSTPLIDRVVFGPIRALLGGRMRLILCGGAPLSPETHEQMNACLCATIIQGYGLTESTSCATVQDFYDKIYGRVGATTTVCDIKLVNWEEGNYRVTDKPFPRGEIILGGDNISAGYYKLSSKTDEDFTDVDGRRWFRTGDIGEIHPDGVVKIIDRKKDLVKLQAGEYVSLGKVEAQLKTCPLVDNICVYGDSSKQFCVALVVPNQQQLKELAAKKGVGSLSFEELCQSPEMEKVVIAELMEHGKKSKLEKFELPAAVKLVTEVWSPDMGLVTAAFKLKRKDIQERYKHEINRMYAS
- the Acsl gene encoding long-chain-fatty-acid--CoA ligase 4 isoform X10, with amino-acid sequence MIKEKDMDGVGITMAIGALRALAFVFDVLTFPVYVILQRPWRARALGRRVKAKPITQDTKSITYRSTTQPGKVHIQLVQEKIDTMAKMFDYVSKAYPNKRCLGTREILAEEDEVQKNGRVFKKYNMGDYKWKTFSEVNMLATNFGKGIRELGNEPGQNVAIFAETRAEWMIAAHGIFKQSIPLVTIYATLGDEAIAHGLNETEVTTVITSFDLMPKFKKILAMVPKVKTLIYMEDQLKKLDESGYKQGIEIIKFSEVLKRGANSQVVDVPPRSEDPAIIMYTSGSTGVPKGVILLHKNLIATLKAFCDSTDIYQDDVMIGFLPLAHVFELLVESVCLLTGVAIGYSSPLTMIDTASKIKKGTKGDATVLHPTCMTSVPLILDRISKSIQEKVSKGGPMKKVLFKFAYDYKVSWLRRGYSTPLIDRVVFGPIRALLGGRMRLILCGGAPLSPETHEQMNACLCATIIQGYGLTESTSCATVQDFYDKIYGRVGATTTVCDIKLVNWEEGNYRVTDKPFPRGEIILGGDNISAGYYKLSSKTDEDFTDVDGRRWFRTGDIGEIHPDGVVKIIDRKKDLVKLQAGEYVSLGKVEAQLKTCPLVDNICVYGDSSKQFCVALVVPNQQQLKELAAKKGVGSLSFEELCQSPEMEKVVIAELMEHGKKSKLEKFELPAAVKLVTEVWSPDMGLVTAAFKLKRKDIQERYKHEINRMYAS
- the Acsl gene encoding long-chain-fatty-acid--CoA ligase 4 isoform X6; amino-acid sequence: MDGVGITMAIGALRALAFVFDVLTFPVYVILQRPWRARALGRRVKAVIIATETESDNTDVSIDIKGNDNTNNSTEPSASVKAKPITQDTKSITYRSTTQPGKVHIQLVQEKIDTMAKMFDYVSKAYPNKRCLGTREILAEEDEVQKNGRVFKKYNMGDYKWKTFSEVNMLATNFGKGIRELGNEPGQNVAIFAETRAEWMIAAHGIFKQSIPLVTIYATLGDEAIAHGLNETEVTTVITSFDLMPKFKKILAMVPKVKTLIYMEDQLKKLDESGYKQGIEIIKFSEVLKRGANSQVVDVPPRSEDPAIIMYTSGSTGVPKGVILLHKNLIATLKAFCDSTDIYQDDVMIGFLPLAHVFELLVESVCLLTGVAIGYSSPLTMIDTASKIKKGTKGDATVLHPTCMTSVPLILDRISKSIQEKVSKGGPMKKVLFKFAYDYKVSWLRRGYSTPLIDRVVFGPIRALLGGRMRLILCGGAPLSPETHEQMNACLCATIIQGYGLTESTSCATVQDFYDKIYGRVGATTTVCDIKLVNWEEGNYRVTDKPFPRGEIILGGDNISAGYYKLSSKTDEDFTDVDGRRWFRTGDIGEIHPDGVVKIIDRKKDLVKLQAGEYVSLGKVEAQLKTCPLVDNICVYGDSSKQFCVALVVPNQQQLKELAAKKGVGSLSFEELCQSPEMEKVVIAELMEHGKKSKLEKFELPAAVKLVTEVWSPDMGLVTAAFKLKRKDIQERYKHEINRMYAS
- the Acsl gene encoding long-chain-fatty-acid--CoA ligase 4 isoform X3, whose protein sequence is MFVDDKADMDGVGITMAIGALRALAFVFDVLTFPVYVILQRPWRARALGRRVKAVIIATETESDNTDVSIDIKGNDNTNNSTEPSASVKAKPITQDTKSITYRSTTQPGKVHIQLVQEKIDTMAKMFDYVSKAYPNKRCLGTREILAEEDEVQKNGRVFKKYNMGDYKWKTFSEVNMLATNFGKGIRELGNEPGQNVAIFAETRAEWMIAAHGIFKQSIPLVTIYATLGDEAIAHGLNETEVTTVITSFDLMPKFKKILAMVPKVKTLIYMEDQLKKLDESGYKQGIEIIKFSEVLKRGANSQVVDVPPRSEDPAIIMYTSGSTGVPKGVILLHKNLIATLKAFCDSTDIYQDDVMIGFLPLAHVFELLVESVCLLTGVAIGYSSPLTMIDTASKIKKGTKGDATVLHPTCMTSVPLILDRISKSIQEKVSKGGPMKKVLFKFAYDYKVSWLRRGYSTPLIDRVVFGPIRALLGGRMRLILCGGAPLSPETHEQMNACLCATIIQGYGLTESTSCATVQDFYDKIYGRVGATTTVCDIKLVNWEEGNYRVTDKPFPRGEIILGGDNISAGYYKLSSKTDEDFTDVDGRRWFRTGDIGEIHPDGVVKIIDRKKDLVKLQAGEYVSLGKVEAQLKTCPLVDNICVYGDSSKQFCVALVVPNQQQLKELAAKKGVGSLSFEELCQSPEMEKVVIAELMEHGKKSKLEKFELPAAVKLVTEVWSPDMGLVTAAFKLKRKDIQERYKHEINRMYAS
- the Acsl gene encoding long-chain-fatty-acid--CoA ligase 4 isoform X5 — translated: MIKEKDMDGVGITMAIGALRALAFVFDVLTFPVYVILQRPWRARALGRRVKAVIIATETESDNTDVSIDIKGNDNTNNSTEPSASVKAKPITQDTKSITYRSTTQPGKVHIQLVQEKIDTMAKMFDYVSKAYPNKRCLGTREILAEEDEVQKNGRVFKKYNMGDYKWKTFSEVNMLATNFGKGIRELGNEPGQNVAIFAETRAEWMIAAHGIFKQSIPLVTIYATLGDEAIAHGLNETEVTTVITSFDLMPKFKKILAMVPKVKTLIYMEDQLKKLDESGYKQGIEIIKFSEVLKRGANSQVVDVPPRSEDPAIIMYTSGSTGVPKGVILLHKNLIATLKAFCDSTDIYQDDVMIGFLPLAHVFELLVESVCLLTGVAIGYSSPLTMIDTASKIKKGTKGDATVLHPTCMTSVPLILDRISKSIQEKVSKGGPMKKVLFKFAYDYKVSWLRRGYSTPLIDRVVFGPIRALLGGRMRLILCGGAPLSPETHEQMNACLCATIIQGYGLTESTSCATVQDFYDKIYGRVGATTTVCDIKLVNWEEGNYRVTDKPFPRGEIILGGDNISAGYYKLSSKTDEDFTDVDGRRWFRTGDIGEIHPDGVVKIIDRKKDLVKLQAGEYVSLGKVEAQLKTCPLVDNICVYGDSSKQFCVALVVPNQQQLKELAAKKGVGSLSFEELCQSPEMEKVVIAELMEHGKKSKLEKFELPAAVKLVTEVWSPDMGLVTAAFKLKRKDIQERYKHEINRMYAS
- the Acsl gene encoding long-chain-fatty-acid--CoA ligase 4 isoform X8, which encodes MFVDDKADMDGVGITMAIGALRALAFVFDVLTFPVYVILQRPWRARALGRRVKAKPITQDTKSITYRSTTQPGKVHIQLVQEKIDTMAKMFDYVSKAYPNKRCLGTREILAEEDEVQKNGRVFKKYNMGDYKWKTFSEVNMLATNFGKGIRELGNEPGQNVAIFAETRAEWMIAAHGIFKQSIPLVTIYATLGDEAIAHGLNETEVTTVITSFDLMPKFKKILAMVPKVKTLIYMEDQLKKLDESGYKQGIEIIKFSEVLKRGANSQVVDVPPRSEDPAIIMYTSGSTGVPKGVILLHKNLIATLKAFCDSTDIYQDDVMIGFLPLAHVFELLVESVCLLTGVAIGYSSPLTMIDTASKIKKGTKGDATVLHPTCMTSVPLILDRISKSIQEKVSKGGPMKKVLFKFAYDYKVSWLRRGYSTPLIDRVVFGPIRALLGGRMRLILCGGAPLSPETHEQMNACLCATIIQGYGLTESTSCATVQDFYDKIYGRVGATTTVCDIKLVNWEEGNYRVTDKPFPRGEIILGGDNISAGYYKLSSKTDEDFTDVDGRRWFRTGDIGEIHPDGVVKIIDRKKDLVKLQAGEYVSLGKVEAQLKTCPLVDNICVYGDSSKQFCVALVVPNQQQLKELAAKKGVGSLSFEELCQSPEMEKVVIAELMEHGKKSKLEKFELPAAVKLVTEVWSPDMGLVTAAFKLKRKDIQERYKHEINRMYAS
- the Acsl gene encoding long-chain-fatty-acid--CoA ligase 4 isoform X2, giving the protein MFWPFIRSLKIQLDMDGVGITMAIGALRALAFVFDVLTFPVYVILQRPWRARALGRRVKAVIIATETESDNTDVSIDIKGNDNTNNSTEPSASVKAKPITQDTKSITYRSTTQPGKVHIQLVQEKIDTMAKMFDYVSKAYPNKRCLGTREILAEEDEVQKNGRVFKKYNMGDYKWKTFSEVNMLATNFGKGIRELGNEPGQNVAIFAETRAEWMIAAHGIFKQSIPLVTIYATLGDEAIAHGLNETEVTTVITSFDLMPKFKKILAMVPKVKTLIYMEDQLKKLDESGYKQGIEIIKFSEVLKRGANSQVVDVPPRSEDPAIIMYTSGSTGVPKGVILLHKNLIATLKAFCDSTDIYQDDVMIGFLPLAHVFELLVESVCLLTGVAIGYSSPLTMIDTASKIKKGTKGDATVLHPTCMTSVPLILDRISKSIQEKVSKGGPMKKVLFKFAYDYKVSWLRRGYSTPLIDRVVFGPIRALLGGRMRLILCGGAPLSPETHEQMNACLCATIIQGYGLTESTSCATVQDFYDKIYGRVGATTTVCDIKLVNWEEGNYRVTDKPFPRGEIILGGDNISAGYYKLSSKTDEDFTDVDGRRWFRTGDIGEIHPDGVVKIIDRKKDLVKLQAGEYVSLGKVEAQLKTCPLVDNICVYGDSSKQFCVALVVPNQQQLKELAAKKGVGSLSFEELCQSPEMEKVVIAELMEHGKKSKLEKFELPAAVKLVTEVWSPDMGLVTAAFKLKRKDIQERYKHEINRMYAS
- the Acsl gene encoding long-chain-fatty-acid--CoA ligase 4 isoform X7: MSQTHALIAAFLQRDMDGVGITMAIGALRALAFVFDVLTFPVYVILQRPWRARALGRRVKAKPITQDTKSITYRSTTQPGKVHIQLVQEKIDTMAKMFDYVSKAYPNKRCLGTREILAEEDEVQKNGRVFKKYNMGDYKWKTFSEVNMLATNFGKGIRELGNEPGQNVAIFAETRAEWMIAAHGIFKQSIPLVTIYATLGDEAIAHGLNETEVTTVITSFDLMPKFKKILAMVPKVKTLIYMEDQLKKLDESGYKQGIEIIKFSEVLKRGANSQVVDVPPRSEDPAIIMYTSGSTGVPKGVILLHKNLIATLKAFCDSTDIYQDDVMIGFLPLAHVFELLVESVCLLTGVAIGYSSPLTMIDTASKIKKGTKGDATVLHPTCMTSVPLILDRISKSIQEKVSKGGPMKKVLFKFAYDYKVSWLRRGYSTPLIDRVVFGPIRALLGGRMRLILCGGAPLSPETHEQMNACLCATIIQGYGLTESTSCATVQDFYDKIYGRVGATTTVCDIKLVNWEEGNYRVTDKPFPRGEIILGGDNISAGYYKLSSKTDEDFTDVDGRRWFRTGDIGEIHPDGVVKIIDRKKDLVKLQAGEYVSLGKVEAQLKTCPLVDNICVYGDSSKQFCVALVVPNQQQLKELAAKKGVGSLSFEELCQSPEMEKVVIAELMEHGKKSKLEKFELPAAVKLVTEVWSPDMGLVTAAFKLKRKDIQERYKHEINRMYAS